The DNA region GTGTTTGCGGATCGCAGCGGTCATCGCAAGGCGGATGTCCGAGTCGATGTTGATTTTGCAGACGGCGGAACGCGCCGCATCCCGCAGCATCTCCTCCGGGATGCCGATGGCGTCCGGCATCTTGCCGCCGAACTGATTGACAATCGCAACCTGGTCCTGCATGACCGAGGAAGCGCCGTGCAGCACGATTGGGAAGCCCGGCAGACGGCGGGAAACCTCTTCGAGGATATCAAAACGCAGCTGCGGTTTCTGGCCGGGTTTGAACTTATATGCGCCGTGGCTGGTGCCAATGGCGATGGCAAGCGAGTCAACGCCGGTCTTGGAAACGAATTCCTCGACTTCGGCCGGGTTCGTGTAGGAGGCGTCCTCCGCGCTCACGTTGACCGCGTCCTCGATTCCGGCAAGCTTCCCAAGCTCCGCCTCGACGACCACGCCGCGGGCATGCGCGTAATCGACCACCCTTTTGGTGACCTCTATATTCTCCTGGAAGCTGCGGGAGCTGCCGTCAATCATAACCGAGGTGAAACCGCCGTCAATGCAGGATTTGCAGGTTTCAAAATCCGGGCCGTGATCCAGATGCAGGGCGATCGGGATGTCACCGCTGTCCGCAACAGCCGCTTCCACCAGCTTGATCAGGTAAACGTGCTTTGCGTACTTACGCGCCCCAGCGGATACCTGCAGGATAACCGGCGCTTTCAATTCGGAAGCAGCTTCGGTGATCCCCTGGACGATTTCCATGTTGTTGACGTTGAACGCGCCAACTGCATAACCGCCATCATAGGCTTTTTTGAACATCTCGGTAGTAGTTACCAACGGCATGTAAACACAACTCCTTTTCCTCATTCGGGTTACTATTCTGTGACCGTTTTGATTATAACATTTTCACGGGAAAATACAAGCTGATTTGGTCACTTTTGCTCAATTGTTCCGAAAAGTCCGGATTCCATCCCAAAGATGCGTTGTAAATGCACAAAAAGCCCGGCGCCAA from Anaerotruncus rubiinfantis includes:
- the fba gene encoding class II fructose-1,6-bisphosphate aldolase, producing the protein MPLVTTTEMFKKAYDGGYAVGAFNVNNMEIVQGITEAASELKAPVILQVSAGARKYAKHVYLIKLVEAAVADSGDIPIALHLDHGPDFETCKSCIDGGFTSVMIDGSSRSFQENIEVTKRVVDYAHARGVVVEAELGKLAGIEDAVNVSAEDASYTNPAEVEEFVSKTGVDSLAIAIGTSHGAYKFKPGQKPQLRFDILEEVSRRLPGFPIVLHGASSVMQDQVAIVNQFGGKMPDAIGIPEEMLRDAARSAVCKINIDSDIRLAMTAAIRKHMAEHPDHFDPRQYLTPARDAVREMVAHKINEVLGCAGKA